The Ficedula albicollis isolate OC2 unplaced genomic scaffold, FicAlb1.5 N00509, whole genome shotgun sequence genome has a window encoding:
- the LOC101813396 gene encoding RNA-binding protein 4B-like translates to MVKLFIGNLPREATEQEIRSLFEQYGKVLECDIIKNYGFVHIEDKTAAEDAIRNLHHHKLHGVCINVEASKNKSKASTKLHVGNISPTCTNLELRAKFEEYGPVIECDIVKDYAFVHMERAEDAVEAIRGLDNTEFQGKRMRVQLSTSRLRTAPGMGDKSGCYRCGKEGHWSKECPVDRPGQVADFAEAYNEQYGAVRTPYTAGYGETVYYDEAYGGMADYYKRYRVRSYATASAYDAYAEQTMAQYSQYAQYSQVQSSAMAAPPPPPAAAASTVGEAYTYERGQLSPVSSVARASLYDMQRFGRDPYADRARYSAF, encoded by the exons ATGGTGAAGCTGTTCATCGGGAACCTGCCGCGGGAGGCGACGGAGCAGGAGATCCGCTCCCTGTTCGAGCAGTACGGGAAGGTGCTGGAGTGCGACATCATCAAGAACTACGGCTTCGTGCACATCGAGGACAAGACGGCGGCCGAGGACGCCATCCGCAACCTGCACCACCACAAGCTGCACGGCGTCTGCATCAACGTGGAGGCCAGCAAGAACAAGAGCAAAGCCTCCACCAAGCTGCACGTGGGCAACATCAGCCCCACCTGCACCAACCTGGAGCTGCGCGCCAAATTCGAGGAGTACGGCCCCGTCATCGAATGTGACATCGTCAAGGACTACGCCTTCGTGCACATGGAGCGGGCCGAGGACGCCGTGGAGGCCATCCGGGGGCTGGACAACACCGAGTTCCAAG GCAAGCGGATGCGCGTGCAGCTGTCCACCAGCCGGCTGCGGACGGCGCCCGGGATGGGAGACAAGAGCGGCTGCTACCGCTGCGGGAAGGAGGGGCACTGGTCTAAGGAGTGCCCGGTCGATCGCCCGGGGCAAGTGGCGGACTTTGCCGAGGCCTATAACGAGCAGTACGGAGCCGTGCGCACTCCCTACACCGCGGGCTATGGGGAGACCGTGTATTACGATGAGGCCTACGGCGGGATGGCCGACTACTACAAGCGCTACCGCGTCCGCTCCTACGCCACGGCCTCGGCGTACGACGCCTACGCGGAGCAGACCATGGCCCAGTACTCCCAGTACGCCCAGTACTCCCAGGTCCAGTCCTCGGCCAtggccgcccccccc cccccccccgccgccgcggCCAGCACCGTCGGAGAGGCGTACACGTACGAGCGTGGGCAGCTGTCGCCCGTCTCCTCGGTGGCCCGCGCGTCCCTCTACGACATGCAGCGCTTCGGGCGGGACCCGTACGCGGACCGGGCGCGGTACTCCGCCTTTTGA